In Thermodesulfobacteriota bacterium, the DNA window ATGGCAATGAACCTCTACAGCATTGCTTATCAGTTTTACTGCAGTAAATTCGATCTTCAACGCCATACGAACAAAGATATTTTGCTGCGCTTTTTAGAACAAAGCCTTCGGCCGGATATTAATAATACTCAGGGACTTTTTACCAAAATTTATTTGATCTGGAATCACCGCAGAGCTAAAAAAGCAAAATTATCCGTATCTGATTCCTTAATTGCGCTTCTGCGTCGGGAAACCGAAAAGATTATCAGCGATGATGCTGACTTTTTTGCTTCATGCTCCCCTGATGCAAACGATTTCAAAAAGCAGGAACAAAAATGGTTCAACTTCGTTACCCGTGCCTCCAACCGGGTGATGCTGCATTTCGGCAATCATTTTTTAGATAATCTATCCGGCGCCAACGTGTTCAACATTTTCCACACCATCGGTTCCGCCGGAGGACTGTATACTCTGATGGCGCCTTATTTCGTATCCTTTTTGCAGTTTTCCAAGGACCGTTCCTTAACCTCTCAAATCATCAGGCGCTATATTGGCACACCAGCCGGAACATCTGATCGATCCGCAGACCCTCAGCACAAGGACCGGGTCAATGTGGCGCATTTTACGGATACTTTTTATGAGGTTAACGGAGTCGCACGTACCTTGCAACAGCATGTAAAGTTAGCCCTTAAAAATAAAAAAAATTTGACCGTGGTGACCTGTCACGATCCGGTATGTACAGAACAGGCCGGAGTTAAAAACTTCAAGCCCATAGGTGTGCATACGCTACCTGAGTACCCCGAGTTGAAAATCTTTTTCCCACCATTGCTGGAAATGATTAACTACTGTTATGAAAAGGGATTCAATCATATTCACACCGCCACCCCCGGCCCCATAGGGCTGGCAGCTCTGGCAGCAGCTAAAATCCTCAAGCTTCCCATCAGTGGAACTTATCATACCGCCATACCTCAATATGCCCATATTCTGACCGGAGATCAGGGTATCGAGGATATCGCCTGGAAATATATCCTGTGGTATTATGATCAGCTGGATATCATCTACGCCCCCTCTGTGAGTACCAGGGATGAACTTGTTCAAAAAGGAATCAACACTGATAAAATCGTGGTCTATCCCCGTGGAATAGACATCAAACGTTTTCATCCTGAAAAGAAAAACGGTCTTTTAGACAAGTTATTCTCAATAAAGAATGGCCTGAAGTTGATTTATACAGGACGCGTATCTAAAGAGAAAAATCTTCATTTGCTGGAAAATGCTTTCCGGCGGCTGGCCGGCCTGGTTCCCGGCCTAAATCTGATTGTTGTAGGTGATGGCCCATATCTTGAGCAAATGAAGGCAGCCACCAAAGACTTACCGTGCTATTTTACAGGATACCTGAAAGGGGAGACTCTGGCCGAAGTTTATGCTTCCGCAAATCTATTTGTTTTTCCCAGCGCGACAGATACCTTCGGCAATGTGGTTCTCGAAGCCCAGGCATCCGGCCTACCGGTTATTGTCACCGACAAAGGCGGCCCTTTCGAGAATATGCTGCCCGGTGAAACCGGTCTGGTGGTTAAGGCCGGCGATGCCAATAGCCTATTTTCCGCAATGAAGACATTGGTCAAAGACCCTATACGTCTCAGGCAGATGGGCCAGGCCGCCCGCCGATATATGGAGCATCGTTCATTTGAAAGCGCCTTCATCCACACGTGGCAGATGTACAATCAGAACCACCAGAAAATAGTTCATCCGATCACACAGGTTGCTTGATTCCCAGTTACTTTTTTAATGAACTCAAGCTTACGCGCAATTTCGCATCAGCCATTGCCATGCCGGTCAAAAACCTTGCATCCGACTGTAGTCAGGTGGTTTTCGTCCGTTAAAAAAACCACAGGCCCGGTAGTACTTCAGGTCATCAATCCATAAGCGAAAATAATGGCTATCGCGGCACATCTTTTTGAAGGCACCCTGAGGACGCAAAAGGCCTGAAATTAATGGTCCAAAGAGCTCTGATGGATCCCGAAAACATTCCCAGTCACACTTTCGGCAGACAGCATTGCGGTCTAAACTATTTCGGTCCATACTCCAATACTTGCCAAGGTTTTCATTGCCCCGGTAGCCACAGGGATAAGTGTTGCCATCCTTTGCGTCGATAAAGAAGAAATCCAATCCCCCGCGGCACGGATAGGGAAATGTAGAATTATCGGTATACTGCTTGTAAAGCGCATAGAGAGAGGTTATCGGAGAAAATAACCGTATTTTCGATCTGAATTCGGGTACGGTTTCCAGAAGCGCCTTAAAAAGCAATGCCTTTTCCCTATTATTGAACTGAACAATGCGATCTTCGGAAGTTGCCGAGTAAACCGGCTTCAGACCGGCTATGTCTTTGTTATCCTCCACGCTCATCGGGTAGCAGGTGCTTACCATGGTAAAACCCAATTCAATAACGAATTGATAGAACTTTTTAAAGGCGGTTTTAAATGTCCGGTCAAAGGATTGCATGTCAACATTTTCTTTTGCAGGTGTGGCTACTCTAGCATTTCTGGTCATATCTCCCATGACATTTCTGTTAATTCCTAAATTTGCCGAAGGGTGCATACCGTGCTCATGAAAAATGGGCAGAGCCTTTTCAATGCCTTGTATCACACCGGGCAATCCTCTCATCTTTTCGTGGATAGATGGGATAACGGAATCAATGCTGATCCAGAAATTTCGCAGTGGTGTGCCGGCCAGTGCTTCCACAATCTTATTCACCCTTGATTGAAAACGAGGACTACGGGGGTTAGCAAACATAAAGCCGTTTGTTCCTGTACGTAT includes these proteins:
- a CDS encoding glycosyltransferase; protein product: MMKSTSLKADFHVHSMHSKRPSEWILKKIGCSESYTEPLYIYRIAKNHGMTHVTITDHNAIDGALEIAHLPDTFISEEVTSYFPDNGCKAHILAINITEEQHREIQKYRANIFDLTAYMAKEGILNIIAHPLYAINDRLTLAHFEQMLLLFKNFELNGARNSRENQCLRKALNALTPKNIERMADKYNMEPLHERPWEKNFFGGSDDHSSLNIARTYTEIEGIETPEQLTPDVNGCRLKVVNHPATPQTMAMNLYSIAYQFYCSKFDLQRHTNKDILLRFLEQSLRPDINNTQGLFTKIYLIWNHRRAKKAKLSVSDSLIALLRRETEKIISDDADFFASCSPDANDFKKQEQKWFNFVTRASNRVMLHFGNHFLDNLSGANVFNIFHTIGSAGGLYTLMAPYFVSFLQFSKDRSLTSQIIRRYIGTPAGTSDRSADPQHKDRVNVAHFTDTFYEVNGVARTLQQHVKLALKNKKNLTVVTCHDPVCTEQAGVKNFKPIGVHTLPEYPELKIFFPPLLEMINYCYEKGFNHIHTATPGPIGLAALAAAKILKLPISGTYHTAIPQYAHILTGDQGIEDIAWKYILWYYDQLDIIYAPSVSTRDELVQKGINTDKIVVYPRGIDIKRFHPEKKNGLLDKLFSIKNGLKLIYTGRVSKEKNLHLLENAFRRLAGLVPGLNLIVVGDGPYLEQMKAATKDLPCYFTGYLKGETLAEVYASANLFVFPSATDTFGNVVLEAQASGLPVIVTDKGGPFENMLPGETGLVVKAGDANSLFSAMKTLVKDPIRLRQMGQAARRYMEHRSFESAFIHTWQMYNQNHQKIVHPITQVA
- a CDS encoding radical SAM protein, with translation MDKPLPLHRHVIDLWRKKVPEQLIIQFTDKCNALCPQCGMRVTEKFRRSTLSLDVVKRIIDAAAQRGVRVVSFTGGEPLLFLEDLVMFIKYAGEAGIDYIRTGTNGFMFANPRSPRFQSRVNKIVEALAGTPLRNFWISIDSVIPSIHEKMRGLPGVIQGIEKALPIFHEHGMHPSANLGINRNVMGDMTRNARVATPAKENVDMQSFDRTFKTAFKKFYQFVIELGFTMVSTCYPMSVEDNKDIAGLKPVYSATSEDRIVQFNNREKALLFKALLETVPEFRSKIRLFSPITSLYALYKQYTDNSTFPYPCRGGLDFFFIDAKDGNTYPCGYRGNENLGKYWSMDRNSLDRNAVCRKCDWECFRDPSELFGPLISGLLRPQGAFKKMCRDSHYFRLWIDDLKYYRACGFFNGRKPPDYSRMQGF